Part of the Colletotrichum destructivum chromosome 12, complete sequence genome, CTTGACAACGTGGGTCCACGCTGATTGGCAAAAGATCCAAACTGAGAGAACCTGGGATACCCTCACTTAAGTAAAACTGACCCGATACGTTCATCACTTGCGTAAATCCACAGTTGGCCAGGCTGTTAGATAATCGATGTCGATTCGATGCAATACACCTGGGGTTCATTGATCAAAGAGTGATTGTTGTGCTTGATTGAGGGATTATCCCCATCCCGGTCGAAGCGGGGCTCTGTCTTGTATCTACCCGTTCTCACCGGCTCTTGCATATTGCAATTATGCGGATAAGCAAGTTTTGGCTCCCTTTTATCCGGACACACGCGTCAATCTAACAACTGCAGCATAATTAAACATTATTGTCTTGACTTCAGGAAGCATTCCACGACTCAATGCAAGACTGAGGAGCAAAAGAAATGCCGTCTACATCTACCTCGTCCGCCACGCCGAATCAGAGCACAACGTCTCAAAAGACTTCACACAGCGGGGTCCACCTCTTACTGCCACCGGCATGGCCCAGGCGTCGGCCCTGATAGAAAAATTCCCCAACCCCGCCTCTACTACTGTCGTACTCACGTCTCCTCTCACACGAACGCTGCAAACTACTATCGCCGGTTTCCCCCAAATAATTCGCAAAGGTGCGGTGGGTGCTACCCAGCTCATAATTGATCCAGACCTTCAGGAGCGCAGCGACCTCTCTTGTGTCACTGGTTCTAGCCGCGCTGTACTGGAGGCCTTTCCAGGCCTCGATTTCGGAGGATTGGTAAACGAATGGTTCATCAAGGAAGGATCGTACGCCGCAGATGATGTTGTGGTGGCGGAGCGTGCGCAACGATTCCGCGATAGATTGCGAGACATTGTTGCGGCACTCGCGAAGGACGGAGAAGAATCTGGCAAACGGCAAGAAAGGaacgtcgtcgttgtcaCTCATGGCATGTTCATGAAATCCCTGGCCGAAGACGAATCTATTGATCTCCCAAAAGCAGGATGGAAGTCTTTCACAATGGGCAATAGAGGGTATGGAAGAGCTGTACTTATTCCCTTGCAATGATTGAAGTAGTCGAGACACTGTTCTGATGCCAAGTTAAACCATGACAATCGCAAACCAAACAAGGCCTAGAATAGCACCCATAACGATAACAATCGGAGGGCTCACGCCAAAAGAGTAGCCAAAAACgaagctcgacgccgtcacAACAACCCACCATGGCTCCTGAGCAAGACTCGTGCCTTGCTGGAAGCTTTCGTCAATGTATCCAATCTGCCATAGGCGGTAGACTGCAGTGTAGATGAGTCCGACAGCACCAGCATTAACGCCCCTAAGAAGGGACTTCACCCATCTTAGGCCACGGATAGCATTCCATATGCCCATCGTGCCATGTATCGTAATGAGACCCGGGGCAAAGATGCCAATGAATCCGAGTGTTGCCCCGGCAGCCGAGTTGTAACCACTGTTGATCGCAGTCAGGGAGCCGAGGTACACGGCGAAGTTGAAGTTAGGGCCTGGGAAGCTCTGCTGGATGGCGAGACCAATGAGAAAGTCCCTTGGGCTTACCCAACTTTCGGCAACGACGTATTCGCGAAGCAAGGGGATAACAACAGGTCCTCCGCCGAATATAATAGTTCCTGCGAGGTACATGTTTGCAAAGAAACTGAAAAGGTGCGACTTGGCGGGCAACACGCCACGGAGAATCATAACGACAACAAAAGTGACGAGGAAACCCCCAATTATGCCGAGGCCGAATGTCCACGAGAAATCGAGAGTCCGTTCACGCGGGACCACGCGTGGTCCTGATTCGGGGCCTGGACCCTCGTTCTCAGTCATTGGAAGGGTTTCCGTATCGTTTCCCCGACTTGGCCGGGTCCCTGCTCCATTCCGCTCTTTAGCAGGATCTGAAGTACCtgtggcagtggcagtgtTCTGGGACACAGACTGTGCCCGTGAAAGCTGGACAGATTCCGTCTCCTCTGGCAGGAGCCGTCTCCTGGGGTTCCTTATAGCGGTCAAAACGGCTTTGATGGGACTGTGAAGCCAGCGATAGTCGTGGACGATGGTTGTAATGCCGGCCAGGAATATTAGAAGGGGAAAGTACCATAGTGCATTGTATAGGATACCAGCTGCACCGCTGAGCAAGACGAGTACATGTGTTATTTTGTCGTTGATGGCTTTTTCTGATAATTGAACAGCGGCGACCGCAATGATGCCAACGGTTGAGGCGTTCAGGCCGGAGAGTAGGGCATAAACAGGGCCGGGGAGAGTATCCCCAATGTTCGAGACGCCAATGGAGAGGCCATACATTCCGAGGGCGCCGGGGAGGCTGAGGGGATACGTTAGCTCCGATGATACGATGTTTTGACGGGATATGGTTGCTAACCTCCAGATTAAAAAGCCTAGGAATGCAGGGAGGAAGCCGTCATGGATGAGGTTGATGCAATAATGCATCTTGGTGCTACCAGGACCAGAGAAGGCCTGGCATACACTGAATAGCTCTTGATACTATGTACTTGTAAGCGATATTGCATTTCTACGCCACTCGCCGAACACATGTGCTCACCACTTGCTCATCGATCCATAGCAACTTCAGGACGAATTTGTCATGGAACTAAAGGTGGTGAAGTGGGCAATGTCAGCGGTCATCCTGTCCAAGGATGAAGTTCACATCCCAATAGAAAGTCATCAGAAATACGACGATGCAACTCACGGTTTTGAAATGCACTGGAGGCCCTCCGAATGAGGTGAAACCAAGATAGTAGTTAGTCCTGATGGTGTTCCACAACTTGACCCCGAGGCCAACAGGCTGCCAGCCTCTCAAGTGTCGAATAATCATGCTGGCAACGGTGTGAGACCACAGTTGGCGCTTCTTTTTATCACAGCGGAACGTTGTGACGCGAGAATGAAAATTAATGGTACTCTGGGACAGGCGCGTCCTTACGTCTACCGGTATTTGTAAGAAATTAAAGCGACAATACTCGCTTGACCGGGCCACTCACTACCTACTCCGCTTGGTGCAGCTACACCAATCATTACTCTCCTACCGCGCACGTGGGATTGACTATCATCGACCGCGCTCATCATCCCAGTGCTGAATTCGTCTAAACCAATCAAAATGAGGTAGTGACATTGAGCTGAACGAAAGACTCACGTTCGGAAGAAGCCTATCTGTTTTGAAGATGCCACGCATGGGTGCATGCTGGCCGGGAAATTTTGGATCCACTTTACTCTTGTTTGATGCCCAATTGGGTGGTCTACATCAGGAGCATCACAACCGAAGACATGCTATCAGACCTGGACATTGCATATTTAACAGCTCGGATAACTAGTAGATGGAGAATAGATCTCGGCGTGCGTGTGGAAATGGTCAGGCCCATCCCAATACGTTCGTTACAACGATTGTTACATTACGCTTATGGGATAATATGGCCTTATCCCATCGGGTGCGGATGGACGCCATTTTCGCCAAGCCCCAAAATACCCACTACGTATCCACTATTACCCCGCATTTAAACGGGTACTTTGATGGTACGTCATTCATCCCTATGCTCTGTTACCTATTATCACCACTATTACTACCAATTTAATTGATGCTGTAATGTCTTCTAATGATTCTGATTCTGATGCTTCTATTACTTCTGTACGCAGCTGTATAGTAGTTGAGGTCCTTCCAGAAGACCTTACTGCTGCCTGCAATACAGACTGTACGCCTGAGCGCTGTGACGCAGCAACAGTCCGGCCCTGCGAACCTCCGGCTACCGAGCATGGTCTTCCGGGCTCCTTCCGGCCCTTTAACGTGCCGGCCCGGGCCCAGGAGGTACGGGAGCTGCCGGAAAGCCCGCTTGACCTATTCATGCAATACGTTCCGCAGGGCCTCGTGGAGCAGTGGGCCCAGTGGACGAATGCGGCACCGCTGTTTAGGGAGGAGGGCCCTAGGGCTAGACGGGCTAGAGTATATGAGTGGAGGAAGACTTCAGCAGACGAGATCTACCTCTTCCTAGGGATCCTATTATATAACAACCCGACCCCACAACCGAACCACCCCCACATCCGAACCACCCGAAAATGCCGCATCCATCCCCTTCCATCAACTTCATCACCTTTTTCAAACTATCACAACATTTTCCATTCTTAACCAAATAATGTCATTTTTCAAGAATATCTTCTTCAACACATTATGAAGCAATACACGGAAGATGAGCTCCAACGGGCACTTCGTGATGTGGCAGATAGTTACAGTATCCGCCAGGCTGCTCGTAAATGGGGTATACCATACGCAACCCTTCGACATCGATTCCACGGCAGGCAGAGCAAAAATGCTGCCTATATTCATATGCAGCATTTATCTCAGGCCCAGGAGGATAAACTGGCTGCTTATATATTAACCCAAGAAGCCCTTGGCAGGCCTCTTACTCATCAACAAGAAAAAGGACTGGCAGAGCGTATGATGGGTAATCATCAACATATAGGGAAGCGATGGATACGCCGATTTCTACGGCGTAACCCATCTATTCAAACCAAGCGATCTAGGGCAATAGATGCCAAGCGATGGAGGTCCCATTCGCCTGAGGTTATCCAGCAATTCCTCCAGCGACTGGATAACCCAGCAGTCAAGGATATCCATCCTTCTAACCGCTGGAATATGGATGAAACCGGTATAATGGAGGGTAAGGGAGTTAATGGGCTAGTGCTGGGCTCTGCGGCATCGCGGCAGATACAAAAGAAACAGCCAGGATCCCGTCAGTGGATAACCCTGATCGAATGCATCAATGCCACTGGGACCTCCTTAGATCCCCTAGTTATATATAAGGGAAAATCCCTACAGGCCCAGTGGTTCCCAGACAATAACCACTATCGATATACCCAGTGGCAGTTCAAGGCATCAGAAAACGGCTGGACGAACGACGAGACTGCCCTGGCGTGGCTGAAGGAGGTCTTTATCCCAAGGACTATGCCCAGCGAACCAGGGGCAACTAGACTGCTGGTTCTAGATGGGCATCACAGCCATGTAACCGATGCCTTTATGTTGGAATGCTTTATCCATCATATCTATCTATTATATCTACCGCCGCACTCGTCTGCTGTCCTTCAGCCTCTAGATGTGGCTGTCTTCAGCCCACTGAAGCTGGCCTATCGTAAGGCAGTTGGATCTCTTGATGACTGGATAAGTGATTCAACTATAGCTGGAAAAAGGGCATTTCTAGACTGTTATTTCCAGGCCCGCGAAGCATCTATCACGACCAAAAACATCAGAAGTGGCTGGAAATGGGCTGGGTTATGGCCAGTCTCTGTACGTCGCCCTC contains:
- a CDS encoding Putative histidine phosphatase superfamily, clade-1, whose product is MAQASALIEKFPNPASTTVVLTSPLTRTLQTTIAGFPQIIRKGAVGATQLIIDPDLQERSDLSCVTGSSRAVLEAFPGLDFGGLVNEWFIKEGSYAADDVVVAERAQRFRDRLRDIVAALAKDGEESGKRQERNVVVVTHGMFMKSLAEDESIDLPKAGWKSFTMGNRGYGRAVLIPLQ
- a CDS encoding Putative chromate transporter translates to MIGVAAPSGVGNVRTRLSQSTINFHSRVTTFRCDKKKRQLWSHTVASMIIRHLRGWQPVGLGVKLWNTIRTNYYLGFTSFGGPPVHFKTFHDKFVLKLLWIDEQVYQELFSVCQAFSGPGSTKMHYCINLIHDGFLPAFLGFLIWSLPGALGMYGLSIGVSNIGDTLPGPVYALLSGLNASTVGIIAVAAVQLSEKAINDKITHVLVLLSGAAGILYNALWYFPLLIFLAGITTIVHDYRWLHSPIKAVLTAIRNPRRRLLPEETESVQLSRAQSVSQNTATATGTSDPAKERNGAGTRPSRGNDTETLPMTENEGPGPESGPRVVPRERTLDFSWTFGLGIIGGFLVTFVVVMILRGVLPAKSHLFSFFANMYLAGTIIFGGGPVVIPLLREYVVAESWVSPRDFLIGLAIQQSFPGPNFNFAVYLGSLTAINSGYNSAAGATLGFIGIFAPGLITIHGTMGIWNAIRGLRWVKSLLRGVNAGAVGLIYTAVYRLWQIGYIDESFQQGTSLAQEPWWVVVTASSFVFGYSFGVSPPIVIVMGAILGLVWFAIVMV